A single genomic interval of Syntrophobotulus glycolicus DSM 8271 harbors:
- the thrC gene encoding threonine synthase yields MYESTRGNFSTKSAAEVIALGMVPQGGLFVPTALPKARWQDYQNSTYSQLAAALMNLFLTDIPSADIEKAVKVYEDGRFSSANPVPLVGLADCSVLELWHGPTAAFKDMALQVLPYLLSSSIKTLGTEQEVIILTATSGDTGKAALEGFKDVPGTRIIVFYPEGGVSPVQERQMLTTKAQNTTVVAVKGNFDQCQNAVKDIFSSEQLRNELLEHKMVFSSANSINWGRLLPQIVYYFWAYIQAFKQGKIKENEKLNIVVPTGNFGNILAAYYAREMGLPIANLICASNDNKVLADFFQTGIYDSNRPFYLTSSPSMDILISSNFERYLYEASGRNGKKVRQWYEQLASSGRFEVDREVLTACRDGMWAGWCDQQAVKSTIKKVYADSSYLLDSHTAVAMKVYQDYREKTGDPAFTVIVSTASPFKFAQSVLEALTEKSFSGKAGEAVERLKDTTGWEIPDCLENLFEKAIREKILCSPEEINGLITNDLLKKKFL; encoded by the coding sequence TTGTACGAAAGTACGCGGGGAAATTTTTCAACTAAAAGTGCCGCTGAAGTGATTGCCTTGGGCATGGTGCCACAGGGAGGGCTTTTTGTCCCGACAGCTCTGCCCAAGGCCAGATGGCAGGATTATCAGAACAGCACATACTCTCAATTGGCAGCAGCCTTGATGAATCTGTTTTTAACGGATATTCCCTCAGCAGATATCGAAAAAGCAGTAAAGGTATATGAAGACGGCAGGTTTTCATCTGCTAATCCCGTCCCGCTTGTCGGATTGGCGGATTGTTCCGTCCTCGAGCTTTGGCATGGCCCGACAGCAGCCTTTAAAGACATGGCCCTTCAGGTTTTACCTTATCTGTTGTCTTCCAGTATCAAAACACTTGGCACAGAACAAGAAGTAATTATTCTGACGGCTACTTCGGGAGATACGGGCAAGGCGGCCCTGGAAGGCTTCAAAGACGTCCCGGGGACAAGGATCATTGTTTTCTACCCGGAAGGCGGTGTCAGTCCGGTCCAGGAAAGACAAATGCTGACCACAAAGGCGCAAAATACAACAGTAGTGGCTGTTAAAGGGAACTTTGACCAGTGCCAGAATGCCGTTAAAGATATTTTTTCCTCAGAACAGCTGAGAAATGAGTTATTGGAGCATAAAATGGTTTTCTCTTCGGCCAATTCCATAAACTGGGGAAGATTGCTGCCGCAAATTGTTTACTATTTTTGGGCTTATATTCAGGCGTTCAAACAAGGCAAAATCAAAGAAAACGAAAAACTCAATATTGTTGTGCCTACCGGGAACTTCGGCAATATCCTGGCAGCTTATTATGCCCGGGAAATGGGGCTGCCAATCGCCAATCTGATTTGCGCTTCCAATGACAATAAAGTTTTGGCTGATTTTTTCCAAACAGGGATTTACGACAGCAACAGGCCATTCTATTTGACCAGTTCACCCTCTATGGATATCTTAATATCAAGTAATTTTGAAAGATACCTCTACGAGGCATCCGGAAGAAACGGGAAAAAGGTCAGGCAATGGTATGAACAGTTAGCTTCATCCGGCAGGTTCGAGGTGGACAGGGAGGTTTTGACCGCCTGCAGAGACGGGATGTGGGCCGGATGGTGCGACCAGCAGGCTGTAAAAAGTACGATAAAAAAGGTTTATGCAGATTCTTCTTATTTGCTTGATTCCCATACCGCAGTGGCGATGAAAGTGTACCAGGACTATCGAGAAAAGACCGGAGATCCCGCTTTTACTGTGATTGTTTCCACGGCCAGTCCTTTTAAATTTGCGCAAAGCGTTTTGGAAGCCCTGACGGAAAAAAGTTTTAGCGGGAAAGCCGGGGAGGCGGTTGAGCGGTTGAAGGATACGACCGGATGGGAAATACCGGATTGTTTGGAGAATTTGTTTGAAAAAGCAATCAGGGAAAAGATATTGTGCTCACCGGAAGAAATCAACGGCTTGATTACAAATGATCTGTTGAAAAAGAAATTTTTATAA
- a CDS encoding adenylate cyclase produces the protein MERTLPALLLPPAFRYNKIRLIDHSIRERRGIMGLEIERKFLVHKDRLPPLRGGTTIYQGYFSLDPSVRFRIIGENVYLTVKEYYHNGSRFELETEKNGITEEEKAKLMMLAIVAPVVKTRYCLEFKGLIWEIDVYGGENEGLITVDVELPSMDYPLSFPSWVDANQEITFEKKYSNQNLGASPYSQWSD, from the coding sequence GTGGAACGTACGCTGCCTGCTTTGCTTTTGCCACCTGCTTTTAGATATAATAAAATCAGGCTAATCGATCATTCCATCAGAGAAAGGAGAGGGATCATGGGTCTGGAAATTGAAAGAAAGTTTTTGGTCCATAAAGACCGGTTGCCCCCTTTGCGCGGAGGAACAACAATTTATCAGGGATATTTCAGTCTTGATCCTTCGGTCCGTTTTAGAATTATTGGAGAAAACGTCTATCTTACAGTTAAGGAATATTATCATAATGGCAGCCGCTTTGAATTAGAAACAGAAAAAAACGGTATAACGGAAGAAGAAAAAGCCAAACTAATGATGTTGGCCATCGTTGCGCCTGTTGTGAAAACCAGATATTGTCTTGAATTTAAAGGACTGATTTGGGAAATTGATGTTTACGGTGGGGAAAATGAAGGATTGATCACCGTGGATGTGGAATTACCATCTATGGATTATCCATTGAGCTTCCCGTCCTGGGTAGATGCAAATCAGGAAATTACTTTTGAGAAAAAGTATTCAAATCAAAATCTGGGGGCAAGCCCTTATTCCCAATGGTCCGATTAG